Proteins from a single region of Streptomyces vinaceus:
- a CDS encoding sigma-70 family RNA polymerase sigma factor has protein sequence MRDDEAQGSPTATGSTGAAKGGSAGAVSALVRRAVEGDEQATHDLLAFVHPLAIRYCRTRLSRLPGDARHFVEDLAQEVCVAVLMALPRYRDTGRPFEAFVFAIAAHKVADLQRAAMRHPGSTAVPSDEMPERPDDSLGPEERALLSSDAAWAKKLLANLPENQRELLVLRVAVGLTAEETGQMLGMSPGAVRVAQHRALSRLRALAEQ, from the coding sequence ATGCGCGACGACGAGGCCCAGGGGTCACCCACGGCCACAGGCTCCACCGGCGCCGCCAAAGGCGGCAGCGCCGGGGCCGTCAGCGCGCTCGTACGCAGGGCGGTCGAGGGGGACGAGCAGGCGACGCACGATCTGCTCGCCTTCGTGCACCCGCTGGCCATCCGCTACTGCAGAACCCGGCTCTCGCGGCTGCCGGGCGACGCCCGCCACTTCGTGGAGGACCTCGCGCAGGAGGTGTGCGTCGCCGTCCTGATGGCGCTGCCGCGCTACCGGGACACCGGCCGCCCCTTCGAAGCCTTCGTCTTCGCCATCGCCGCGCACAAGGTCGCCGATCTCCAGCGTGCCGCCATGCGGCATCCGGGCAGTACGGCCGTGCCCTCCGACGAGATGCCGGAGCGGCCGGACGACTCGCTGGGCCCGGAGGAGCGGGCGCTGCTGAGCAGCGACGCGGCCTGGGCCAAGAAGCTGCTGGCCAACCTTCCGGAGAACCAGCGCGAGCTCCTCGTCCTGCGGGTGGCGGTCGGTCTGACGGCCGAGGAGACCGGGCAGATGCTCGGGATGTCCCCGGGTGCGGTGCGGGTGGCGCAGCACCGCGCGCTCAGCCGGCTGCGCGCGCTCGCCGAACAGTAG
- a CDS encoding M16 family metallopeptidase: MDDTVSTTDSDTTSTTGTTSTTDADGITETTVDGIRTVHAPRSGLLSAGLLFRVGRADETLATSGITHLVEHLALHRHGLGDLHYNGATAATYTHFHVTGTAADVVEYLNGVCAALRDLPMDRLETEKEILRTEAAGKSHGPGHAATLWRYGSRSYGLTGYGEAGLHRLTADEVRAWAQTRFTAENAVLWITGDSVPEGLDLKLPAGAWHPAPEASSALPVTPAWYRGDEGGVVLTAVVPRSTEAGLFAEVLGKELFRELRQKSGYSYTATADYSPRDTDSATVSAYADALPQKQDALVGAFVDVFAKLRAGRIDQADLDAVRTSALAQFDVPELAACMLPGHAMNLLLRHRNLTAAEARAEIEAVTVADLHRVARAVWDDALMQVPGRGVDWAGLTAAPTESPGVVTGRRYSAVEEGTGALLLGRDGISLTSPRGQVTIRYADCTLMQVYPDGARHLVGGDGFTLAAEPTLFHVTAAELSALDRVVPAASVIRMPPRDPDRIPQPRKTTPRPAPGTARHTWFTVLLWVLGIPAVLVGGFTALLAYVAFRTADDGAIPAEDARFLFACLILSAVFVIPWGLLVRRRKQGLN; encoded by the coding sequence ATGGACGACACCGTTTCCACGACCGACTCCGACACCACCTCCACGACCGGCACCACCTCCACGACCGACGCCGACGGCATCACCGAAACCACCGTGGACGGCATCCGCACCGTCCACGCCCCCCGCTCGGGACTCCTCAGCGCCGGGCTCCTGTTCCGCGTCGGACGCGCCGACGAGACCCTCGCCACCAGCGGTATCACCCATCTGGTGGAGCACCTCGCCCTGCACCGGCACGGCCTCGGCGACCTGCACTACAACGGGGCCACCGCCGCCACGTACACCCACTTCCACGTCACCGGCACCGCCGCCGACGTGGTCGAGTACCTCAACGGCGTGTGCGCGGCGCTGCGCGACCTGCCGATGGACCGGCTGGAGACCGAGAAGGAGATCCTGCGCACGGAGGCCGCCGGCAAGAGCCACGGCCCGGGCCACGCGGCCACCCTCTGGCGCTACGGCTCCCGCTCGTACGGGCTCACCGGCTACGGCGAGGCCGGACTGCACCGGCTGACCGCGGACGAAGTCCGCGCATGGGCGCAGACTCGGTTCACCGCCGAGAACGCCGTTCTGTGGATCACCGGCGACTCCGTCCCCGAGGGCCTGGACCTCAAGCTCCCCGCCGGCGCGTGGCACCCGGCCCCGGAGGCCTCCTCCGCGCTGCCCGTCACCCCCGCCTGGTACCGGGGCGACGAGGGCGGGGTCGTGCTGACCGCCGTGGTGCCCCGCTCCACCGAGGCCGGGCTGTTCGCCGAGGTCCTGGGCAAGGAACTGTTCCGCGAGCTCCGGCAGAAGAGCGGCTACTCGTACACCGCGACCGCCGACTACTCCCCCCGCGACACCGATTCGGCGACCGTCAGCGCGTACGCCGACGCCCTCCCGCAGAAGCAGGACGCGCTGGTCGGCGCCTTCGTCGACGTCTTCGCGAAACTCCGGGCCGGCCGCATCGACCAGGCCGACCTGGACGCCGTACGGACCTCCGCGCTCGCGCAGTTCGACGTGCCGGAGCTCGCGGCCTGCATGCTTCCCGGGCACGCCATGAACCTGTTGCTGCGCCACCGCAACCTCACCGCCGCCGAGGCGCGGGCCGAGATCGAGGCGGTCACCGTCGCCGATCTCCACCGGGTCGCGCGTGCCGTGTGGGACGACGCCCTGATGCAGGTGCCCGGCCGGGGCGTGGACTGGGCGGGGCTGACGGCCGCGCCCACCGAGTCCCCCGGGGTCGTCACCGGACGGCGCTACTCCGCCGTGGAGGAGGGCACCGGCGCCCTGCTCCTCGGGAGGGACGGCATCAGCCTCACGTCGCCGCGGGGCCAGGTCACCATCCGCTACGCCGACTGCACGCTGATGCAGGTGTACCCGGACGGCGCCCGCCACCTGGTGGGCGGCGACGGCTTCACCCTCGCCGCCGAGCCGACCCTGTTCCACGTCACGGCGGCCGAACTCTCCGCGCTGGACCGCGTGGTCCCGGCCGCCTCCGTGATCCGCATGCCGCCGCGCGATCCGGACCGGATCCCGCAGCCGCGCAAGACCACGCCGAGGCCCGCACCCGGCACGGCCCGGCACACCTGGTTCACCGTACTGCTGTGGGTCCTCGGCATCCCCGCGGTGCTGGTGGGCGGCTTCACCGCACTGCTCGCCTACGTGGCGTTCCGGACCGCCGACGACGGGGCCATTCCCGCCGAGGACGCGCGCTTCCTGTTCGCGTGCCTGATCCTCTCGGCGGTGTTCGTGATCCCGTGGGGCCTCCTCGTGCGCCGCCGCAAGCAGGGCCTGAACTGA
- the guaB gene encoding IMP dehydrogenase, whose amino-acid sequence MTADGVPDKFATLGLTYDDVLLLPGASDMAPDEIDTSSLISRNVRVNVPLLSAAMDKVTEARMAIAMARQGGVGVLHRNLSIADQANQVDLVKRSESGMVTDPITVHPDATLGEADQLCAKFRISGVPVTDSAGKLLGIVTNRDMAFESDRSRQVREVMTPMPLVTGKVGISGVDAMELLRRHKIEKLPLVDDAGILKGLITVKDFVKAEKYPNAAKDKDGRLLVGAAVGVAGDAYDRAQALIEAGADFIVVDTAHGHSRLVGDMVAKIKSNSSVDVIGGNVATRDGAQALIDAGCDGIKVGVGPGSICTTRVVAGIGVPQVTAIYEASLAAKAAGVPVIGDGGLQYSGDIAKALVAGADTVMLGSLLAGCEESPGELLFINGKQFKSYRGMGSLGAMQSRGDQRSFSKDRYFQEGVGGDDKLIPEGIEGQVPYRGPLSAVVHQLVGGLRQSMFYVGGRTVPELQDRGRFVRITSAGLKESHPHDIQMTVEAPNYSRKG is encoded by the coding sequence ATGACCGCCGACGGAGTACCCGACAAATTCGCCACGCTCGGACTGACCTACGACGACGTGCTGCTGCTGCCGGGCGCGTCGGACATGGCCCCGGACGAGATCGACACCTCCTCCCTCATCTCGCGCAACGTCCGCGTGAACGTCCCGCTCCTGTCCGCCGCCATGGACAAGGTCACCGAGGCCCGCATGGCCATCGCGATGGCCCGCCAGGGCGGCGTCGGCGTACTGCACCGCAACCTGTCGATCGCCGACCAGGCCAACCAGGTCGACCTGGTCAAGCGCTCCGAGTCCGGCATGGTCACCGACCCGATCACCGTGCACCCGGACGCGACGCTCGGCGAGGCCGACCAGCTCTGCGCGAAGTTCCGCATCTCCGGCGTCCCGGTCACCGACTCCGCGGGCAAGCTGCTCGGCATCGTCACCAACCGCGACATGGCCTTCGAGTCGGACCGCAGCCGCCAGGTGCGCGAGGTCATGACCCCGATGCCGCTGGTCACGGGCAAGGTCGGCATCTCCGGCGTGGACGCCATGGAGCTCCTGCGCCGCCACAAGATCGAGAAGCTGCCGCTGGTCGACGACGCGGGCATCCTCAAGGGCCTCATCACGGTCAAGGACTTCGTCAAGGCCGAGAAGTACCCGAACGCCGCCAAGGACAAGGACGGCCGCCTCCTGGTGGGCGCCGCCGTCGGCGTCGCCGGCGACGCGTACGACCGCGCCCAGGCGCTGATCGAGGCCGGGGCCGACTTCATCGTCGTCGACACCGCCCACGGCCACTCCCGCCTGGTCGGCGACATGGTCGCCAAGATCAAGTCGAACTCCTCCGTCGACGTCATCGGCGGCAACGTCGCCACGCGCGACGGCGCCCAGGCCCTGATCGACGCCGGCTGCGACGGCATCAAGGTCGGCGTGGGCCCCGGCTCCATCTGCACCACCCGCGTCGTGGCCGGCATCGGCGTCCCTCAGGTCACCGCCATCTACGAGGCCTCTCTCGCCGCGAAGGCGGCCGGCGTCCCGGTCATCGGCGACGGCGGCCTCCAGTACTCCGGCGACATCGCCAAGGCGCTCGTCGCGGGCGCCGACACGGTGATGCTCGGCTCGCTGCTCGCGGGCTGCGAGGAGTCCCCGGGCGAGCTGCTCTTCATCAACGGCAAGCAGTTCAAGTCGTACCGCGGCATGGGCTCGCTCGGCGCGATGCAGTCCCGCGGCGACCAGCGCTCCTTCTCCAAGGACCGCTACTTCCAGGAGGGCGTGGGCGGCGACGACAAGCTCATCCCCGAGGGCATCGAGGGCCAGGTCCCCTACCGCGGCCCGCTCTCCGCGGTCGTGCACCAGCTCGTCGGCGGCCTGCGCCAGTCGATGTTCTACGTCGGCGGCCGTACGGTGCCGGAGCTCCAGGACCGCGGCCGCTTCGTCCGCATCACCTCGGCGGGCCTCAAGGAGAGCCACCCGCACGACATCCAGATGACGGTCGAGGCGCCGAACTACAGCCGCAAGGGCTGA
- a CDS encoding response regulator transcription factor, which produces MTSVLVCDDSPLAREALRRAVATVPGVERVTTAANGEEVLRRWGADRSDLILMDVRMPGLGGVETVRRLLSADPGARIIMLTVAEDLDGVALAVAAGARGYLHKDASRAELRATVTQALADPTWRLAPRRLRSAEMGAAPTLTAREIQVLEGMSHGRSNAEIGRELFLSEDTVKTHARRLFKKLGASDRAHAVALGFRWGLVR; this is translated from the coding sequence ATGACTTCCGTCCTCGTCTGCGACGACTCCCCGCTTGCCCGAGAGGCGCTCCGTCGCGCGGTTGCCACCGTGCCCGGCGTCGAGCGTGTGACGACGGCTGCCAACGGCGAGGAAGTCCTCCGCCGCTGGGGTGCCGACCGCTCCGATCTGATTCTGATGGACGTACGGATGCCGGGGCTGGGCGGTGTGGAGACGGTGCGCCGGCTGCTCTCGGCCGATCCGGGCGCCCGCATCATCATGCTGACGGTCGCCGAGGACCTGGACGGGGTGGCCCTCGCGGTCGCCGCCGGCGCCCGGGGCTATCTGCACAAGGACGCCTCGCGCGCCGAACTGCGGGCCACGGTCACCCAGGCGCTCGCCGACCCGACCTGGCGACTGGCCCCGCGCCGGCTCCGCTCGGCCGAGATGGGCGCCGCGCCCACGCTCACCGCGCGCGAGATCCAGGTGCTGGAGGGCATGAGCCACGGCCGGTCCAACGCGGAGATCGGGCGCGAGCTCTTCCTCTCCGAGGACACGGTCAAGACGCACGCCCGCCGGCTGTTCAAGAAGCTGGGCGCCTCGGACCGGGCGCACGCCGTGGCGCTCGGGTTCCGCTGGGGCCTGGTCCGCTGA
- a CDS encoding GuaB3 family IMP dehydrogenase-related protein: protein MTEIEIGRGKRGRRAYAFDDIAIVPSRRTRDPKEVSIAWQIDAYRFELPFLAAPMDSVVSPQTAIRIGELGGLGVLNLEGLWTRYEDPQPLLDEITGLDEESATRRLQEIYSAPIQADLIRQRIKEVRDSGVVTAAALSPQRTAEFSKAVVEAGVDIFVIRGTTVSAEHVSGAAEPLNLKQFIYELDVPVIVGGCATYTAALHLMRTGAAGVLVGFGGGAAHTTRNVLGIQVPMATAVADVAAARRDYMDESGGRYVHVIADGGVGWSGDLPKAVACGADAVMMGSPLARATDAPGKGHHWGMEAVHEDVPRGKKVDLGTVGTTEEILTGPSHTPDGSMNLFGALRRSMATTGYSELKEFQRVEVTIADSQHSR from the coding sequence GTGACTGAGATCGAGATCGGGCGCGGCAAGCGCGGCCGCAGGGCGTACGCGTTCGACGACATCGCCATCGTCCCGAGCCGGCGTACGCGGGACCCGAAGGAGGTCTCGATCGCCTGGCAGATCGACGCCTACCGCTTCGAGCTCCCGTTCCTCGCCGCCCCCATGGACTCGGTCGTCTCCCCGCAGACCGCCATCCGCATCGGCGAGCTCGGCGGCCTCGGCGTGCTGAACCTCGAAGGCCTGTGGACCCGCTACGAGGACCCGCAGCCGCTGCTCGACGAGATCACGGGGCTGGACGAGGAGTCCGCCACCCGCCGTCTCCAGGAGATCTACTCCGCCCCGATCCAGGCGGACCTGATCCGGCAGCGCATCAAGGAGGTCCGCGACTCCGGCGTCGTCACCGCCGCCGCGCTCTCCCCGCAGCGCACCGCCGAGTTCTCCAAGGCCGTCGTCGAGGCGGGCGTGGACATCTTCGTGATCCGCGGCACCACCGTGTCGGCCGAGCACGTCTCGGGCGCCGCCGAGCCGCTGAACCTGAAGCAGTTCATCTACGAGCTCGACGTCCCGGTCATCGTCGGCGGCTGCGCCACGTACACCGCGGCCCTGCACCTGATGCGCACCGGCGCGGCCGGCGTCCTGGTCGGCTTCGGCGGGGGCGCCGCGCACACCACGCGCAACGTGCTCGGCATCCAGGTCCCGATGGCCACCGCCGTCGCGGACGTGGCCGCGGCCCGCCGCGACTACATGGACGAGTCCGGCGGCCGCTACGTGCACGTCATCGCCGACGGCGGCGTGGGCTGGTCCGGCGACCTGCCCAAGGCCGTCGCCTGCGGCGCCGACGCCGTGATGATGGGCTCCCCGCTGGCCCGTGCCACCGACGCGCCCGGCAAGGGCCACCACTGGGGCATGGAGGCCGTCCACGAGGACGTGCCGCGCGGCAAGAAGGTCGACCTGGGCACGGTCGGCACCACCGAGGAGATCCTCACCGGCCCGTCGCACACCCCGGACGGCTCCATGAACCTCTTCGGCGCGCTGCGCCGCTCGATGGCCACCACGGGCTACAGCGAGCTCAAGGAGTTCCAGCGGGTCGAGGTCACGATCGCGGACTCGCAGCACAGCCGCTGA
- a CDS encoding nucleotide sugar dehydrogenase, with product MPADLAVIGLGHLGLPLAQAAVAAGIETVGYDSGPATAAATGPAGVTSPTGTTATSTDSTLTAAEIRRMSAAGFRITDNPAELGRVRTAVICAPTQLGADRALDLSAVGDAGRTLAARLRPHTTVILESAAHPGVTEDYLRPILESGSGLRAGRDFHLAYSPSRLDPGNRTHGIANTPKVIGGLTPACTESAHAFYARLTEKVVRARGLREAETVQLLETNYRHVNIALMNEMAVLCHDLGVDLWDVIRCAETKPYGFQAFRPGPGVGGRSVPLDPNYLPHTTRTPGHPLRMVGLAQEINARMPQYVIQRSATLLNEHGKSARGARVLLLGVTYKPDLADQEGSPAREIASRLLDLGALVSYHDPYVAGWRVRDRPVPRAESLYEAAANADLTILLQHHRTYDLQGLAVKAQLLLDTRGASPAGAAHRL from the coding sequence ATGCCCGCAGATCTCGCCGTCATCGGACTCGGCCACCTCGGCCTCCCGTTGGCCCAGGCGGCCGTCGCCGCCGGAATCGAGACGGTCGGCTACGACAGCGGTCCGGCGACAGCCGCAGCCACAGGACCCGCCGGAGTCACGAGCCCCACCGGGACCACGGCCACCAGCACCGACTCCACCCTCACCGCCGCCGAGATCCGCCGCATGTCGGCCGCCGGCTTCCGGATCACCGACAACCCCGCCGAACTCGGCCGGGTCCGCACCGCCGTCATCTGCGCCCCCACCCAACTCGGCGCCGACCGCGCGCTCGACCTCTCGGCGGTCGGCGACGCGGGCCGTACGCTCGCGGCCCGGCTGCGCCCGCACACCACCGTCATCCTCGAATCCGCCGCCCACCCCGGCGTCACCGAGGACTACCTGCGCCCCATCCTGGAGTCCGGCTCCGGACTGCGCGCCGGCCGGGACTTCCACCTGGCCTACTCCCCCAGCCGCCTCGACCCCGGCAACCGCACGCACGGCATCGCCAACACCCCCAAGGTGATCGGCGGCCTCACCCCCGCCTGCACCGAGTCCGCGCACGCCTTCTACGCGCGCCTGACCGAGAAGGTGGTCCGGGCGCGCGGCCTGCGCGAGGCGGAGACGGTCCAGCTGCTCGAAACGAACTACCGGCACGTCAACATCGCCCTCATGAACGAGATGGCGGTGCTCTGCCACGACCTCGGCGTCGACCTCTGGGACGTCATCCGCTGCGCCGAGACCAAGCCGTACGGGTTCCAGGCCTTCCGGCCCGGTCCCGGAGTCGGCGGCCGCAGCGTCCCCCTCGACCCCAACTACCTCCCCCACACCACCCGCACCCCGGGCCACCCCCTGCGCATGGTCGGCCTGGCGCAGGAGATCAACGCCCGGATGCCGCAATACGTCATCCAGCGCTCCGCCACCCTGCTGAACGAGCACGGGAAATCGGCCCGCGGCGCCCGCGTCCTCCTGCTCGGCGTGACGTACAAGCCCGACCTCGCCGACCAGGAGGGCTCGCCGGCCCGCGAGATCGCCAGCCGCCTGCTCGACCTCGGGGCGCTGGTCAGCTACCACGACCCGTACGTCGCCGGATGGCGCGTCAGGGACAGGCCGGTGCCGCGTGCCGAATCGCTGTACGAGGCCGCCGCGAACGCCGATCTGACGATCCTGCTCCAGCACCACCGCACGTACGACCTCCAGGGCCTCGCGGTGAAGGCCCAGTTGCTGCTCGACACCCGCGGGGCCAGCCCGGCGGGGGCGGCGCACCGGCTCTGA